From Draconibacterium halophilum, one genomic window encodes:
- a CDS encoding outer membrane protein assembly factor BamB family protein, whose translation MMTNKINFSALIFLFMVFVSCQSEQQNWTHFRGSNMDGHANVETAPLHWSDTENVVWEVPVNGLGWSSPVVYGNQVWVTSAEKEGTAFYALCFDLETGKLLNEQTVFTAEDPQRIHGTNSYATPTPCIENGRVYVHYGSFGTACINTKNFEVIWQRNDMPCDHMQGPASSPILYKDMLIVHLEGTEDPYVVALDKKTGETIWKSVRPKEIYDPLEPVYRKSYQTPIVVNVDGQDLLISNSAFMCFAHDVNTGEVVWTFEYGYDSTVSQPLFYNGLVFVNSGWIFLDGRPSFTRQFAIDPTGEGDVTESHQVWMYEDEVPQIPTPVIVDGLMYMVHDRGMVTCLDAMTGEEVWKERLKGNFNASPIYAGGNIYFINVKGYCTIVKPGDSFNKVAENDINETVKAVPVFVGDKMLLRTQKHLFLFK comes from the coding sequence ATGATGACCAACAAGATCAACTTTTCCGCACTTATTTTTCTATTTATGGTGTTCGTGTCGTGCCAGAGTGAGCAACAAAACTGGACACATTTTCGTGGTTCGAATATGGATGGACATGCCAATGTTGAAACTGCCCCGCTGCACTGGAGCGATACTGAAAATGTTGTTTGGGAAGTGCCGGTGAATGGTCTGGGCTGGTCGTCGCCGGTGGTTTACGGAAACCAGGTTTGGGTAACTTCGGCCGAAAAAGAAGGGACAGCTTTTTATGCACTTTGTTTCGATTTGGAAACAGGGAAGCTGCTGAACGAACAAACAGTATTTACGGCAGAAGATCCGCAACGAATTCATGGAACCAACTCCTACGCTACACCAACTCCATGCATCGAAAATGGGCGGGTTTATGTGCATTACGGAAGTTTCGGAACAGCCTGTATCAACACCAAAAATTTTGAAGTAATCTGGCAACGCAACGATATGCCATGCGATCATATGCAGGGACCAGCATCATCACCAATTCTTTACAAGGATATGTTGATTGTGCATTTGGAAGGAACCGAAGATCCATACGTGGTAGCTCTAGATAAAAAAACAGGTGAAACAATATGGAAAAGTGTTCGCCCAAAAGAAATATACGATCCTTTGGAGCCGGTTTATCGCAAGTCGTATCAAACGCCAATTGTGGTGAATGTAGACGGGCAGGATTTGCTGATAAGTAATTCTGCTTTTATGTGTTTTGCCCACGATGTAAATACCGGCGAGGTGGTTTGGACTTTTGAGTATGGCTATGATTCTACCGTTAGTCAGCCGCTTTTTTACAATGGTTTGGTGTTTGTAAATTCAGGCTGGATCTTTCTTGATGGGAGACCGAGTTTTACCCGCCAGTTTGCCATCGATCCAACAGGGGAGGGCGATGTAACCGAATCGCATCAGGTATGGATGTACGAAGATGAGGTGCCGCAAATTCCAACTCCTGTTATTGTTGATGGGCTTATGTACATGGTGCACGACCGTGGAATGGTTACTTGTTTGGATGCCATGACCGGCGAGGAAGTTTGGAAGGAAAGACTAAAAGGCAATTTTAATGCATCGCCTATTTATGCGGGTGGAAATATTTATTTTATTAATGTAAAAGGTTATTGTACGATTGTAAAACCCGGCGATTCGTTTAATAAAGTTGCCGAAAACGATATCAATGAAACTGTAAAAGCAGTGCCGGTATTTGTGGGCGACAAAATGCTTTTACGAACACAAAAGCACCTTTTTTTATTCAAATAA
- a CDS encoding 4Fe-4S dicluster domain-containing protein: MSINRRSFFKVLGVTGATFAFGKEAQAKTSNEDVTEFKAVLYDSTRCMGCQSCEFACAEAHGLPMPEDYPEAGVLRKTDETRRTVVNAYETPQGEVYVKRQCMHCNQPACDAACLTQAMHKTTQGPVIWREKKCMGCRYCMVSCPFDMPKFEYNSPNPKITKCDMCFDRQQEGKLPTCVENCPAEALVFGTRRELISEAHRRISENPDAYYNHIYGETEAGGTSFLYLSPVPFEELGFNTNVQNSSYPALTKGFLYSVPAVFVLVPSLLLGLNKATNSNLNKNEDHD; this comes from the coding sequence ATGAGTATAAACAGAAGAAGTTTCTTCAAAGTGCTTGGAGTAACCGGGGCAACCTTTGCTTTTGGAAAAGAAGCGCAGGCAAAGACCTCCAACGAAGATGTGACAGAATTCAAAGCCGTTCTTTACGATTCAACCCGTTGTATGGGCTGCCAGTCCTGCGAGTTTGCCTGTGCCGAAGCACACGGGCTCCCTATGCCTGAAGATTACCCTGAAGCCGGGGTATTGCGAAAAACCGACGAAACAAGGCGAACAGTGGTAAATGCGTATGAAACGCCGCAAGGCGAGGTATATGTAAAACGCCAGTGCATGCATTGTAACCAACCGGCCTGCGATGCCGCTTGTTTAACACAAGCTATGCACAAAACAACACAGGGCCCTGTAATTTGGCGCGAAAAAAAATGCATGGGTTGCCGCTATTGTATGGTGTCGTGTCCTTTTGATATGCCAAAGTTTGAATACAACAGCCCTAACCCGAAAATAACAAAATGCGACATGTGTTTCGATCGCCAGCAAGAAGGTAAGTTGCCTACTTGTGTTGAAAACTGTCCGGCTGAGGCGCTGGTTTTTGGTACACGACGCGAATTAATTTCCGAGGCTCACCGAAGGATTAGTGAAAATCCGGATGCCTATTATAACCATATTTACGGGGAGACCGAAGCCGGAGGAACTTCATTTCTGTACCTGTCGCCGGTACCTTTCGAAGAACTTGGATTTAATACCAATGTGCAGAATTCATCATACCCTGCACTTACCAAGGGATTTTTATATAGTGTGCCTGCTGTTTTTGTACTTGTTCCTTCGCTACTTCTGGGCCTCAATAAAGCAACAAATTCAAACCTAAATAAAAACGAAGATCATGACTAG
- the nrfD gene encoding NrfD/PsrC family molybdoenzyme membrane anchor subunit → MTSPTFPLKKEKKPVWRFLVDELKPRGKWLTPFNIISIPVILVGLAIIVYRFINGIGAVSNVTQEIPWGLWKGFNVITGVAFAGGAYVLTFVVYVMRVQKFHSIVRVTVLNGFLAYVFYAGALVLDLGKPWNIFNPIIGNNFGANSVLFLVAWHFLLYIVAQLIEFSPAIAEWLGARRIHKILSGLTLGAVIFGITLSTLHQSGLGALFLMAKEKIHPLWYSEFIPLLFLVSSVFAGLSMVIFEGSISGRVFSDQITEKDKKNRREIVLSLSRICGFSMFIYLFLQVLVFVHGHRWAYLNSPMGYWFLLEMLGFVVLPMLFFIQSFRASSITWARVAAVITMVGIVLNRLNVSIVAFRWDSAAHYVPSWMEIVVSFTIIFIEIWIFRWIITRMPVLRESPSWAKSNHN, encoded by the coding sequence ATGACTAGTCCTACATTTCCGCTAAAAAAAGAAAAGAAGCCCGTTTGGCGCTTTTTAGTAGATGAATTGAAACCTAGAGGTAAATGGTTAACACCTTTTAATATTATTTCAATTCCGGTAATTCTCGTTGGGCTGGCCATTATAGTGTACCGGTTTATTAACGGCATTGGAGCCGTATCTAATGTTACCCAGGAAATTCCATGGGGACTGTGGAAAGGATTTAATGTAATTACAGGTGTGGCCTTTGCAGGTGGTGCATATGTTCTCACTTTTGTAGTGTACGTTATGCGTGTTCAAAAATTTCATTCCATTGTGCGTGTAACGGTGTTAAATGGTTTTCTGGCCTATGTTTTCTATGCCGGCGCGTTAGTGCTCGATTTGGGAAAACCGTGGAACATTTTTAATCCGATAATTGGAAATAATTTTGGTGCCAACTCCGTACTATTTTTAGTAGCCTGGCATTTTTTGCTGTACATCGTCGCCCAGCTAATTGAGTTTTCGCCTGCCATTGCCGAGTGGCTGGGGGCACGCCGCATTCATAAAATTCTATCGGGCTTAACGCTGGGTGCGGTTATTTTTGGGATTACCTTGTCGACCCTCCACCAGTCGGGTCTTGGAGCACTTTTTTTAATGGCTAAAGAAAAAATTCATCCATTGTGGTATTCCGAATTTATTCCACTGTTGTTTCTTGTTTCCAGTGTTTTTGCAGGTCTTTCAATGGTAATATTCGAGGGGTCGATCAGTGGCAGAGTCTTTAGCGATCAGATTACCGAAAAAGACAAAAAGAACAGGAGAGAAATTGTGCTGAGCCTTTCACGAATTTGTGGATTCAGCATGTTTATTTACCTGTTTTTGCAGGTACTTGTCTTTGTTCACGGTCACCGATGGGCATACTTAAATTCGCCGATGGGTTACTGGTTTTTGCTCGAAATGCTTGGTTTTGTAGTGTTGCCCATGCTCTTTTTTATTCAAAGTTTCAGGGCCTCAAGCATTACCTGGGCACGGGTCGCTGCAGTTATTACTATGGTGGGAATTGTATTGAACCGGCTAAACGTATCAATCGTTGCATTTCGTTGGGATTCAGCGGCACATTACGTTCCATCGTGGATGGAAATTGTAGTTTCGTTTACCATAATATTTATAGAAATTTGGATTTTTAGATGGATAATTACCCGCATGCCTGTGTTGCGCGAATCGCCTTCGTGGGCTAAAAGCAACCATAATTAA
- a CDS encoding glycine cleavage system protein H yields the protein MEAYTYSNIFETKGIEYIIVITFLLVLIPFWLFVSKKHKTVQFIRQGIRVLTANLLRIPEGLFFSRNHTWLYLEKSGQAKVGIDDFLQNVLGEISVLPVKTTGDTVKKGELLAFVEQGGKQLHIKSPLSGQVASINTMLIENNGELSGDDVEDDWLYSIVPRNWQAETAGFLLGAEAKGWFSDEITRLKDFLGRSLATSSGGAQPAVVFQEGGELQPNPLADLDASVWDEFEKEFLN from the coding sequence ATGGAAGCATATACTTATTCAAACATATTTGAAACTAAAGGGATTGAATACATCATTGTTATTACATTTCTTTTAGTGCTAATCCCATTCTGGTTATTTGTCAGTAAGAAGCATAAAACTGTACAGTTTATCCGGCAAGGAATACGGGTACTTACAGCAAATTTGCTGCGCATACCTGAAGGCCTGTTTTTTAGCCGCAACCATACCTGGCTTTATCTCGAGAAATCGGGGCAGGCAAAAGTGGGTATCGACGATTTTCTGCAAAATGTACTTGGAGAAATAAGTGTACTACCGGTAAAGACTACCGGCGACACAGTAAAAAAGGGAGAGTTGCTGGCGTTCGTAGAACAAGGTGGAAAACAGCTGCACATTAAATCGCCTTTGTCGGGGCAGGTTGCCAGCATAAATACTATGCTTATTGAAAACAACGGTGAACTGTCGGGAGACGATGTTGAAGATGACTGGCTGTATTCAATTGTACCGCGAAACTGGCAAGCTGAAACAGCAGGTTTTTTGCTGGGCGCCGAAGCCAAGGGGTGGTTCTCAGATGAAATTACCCGTTTAAAGGATTTTTTGGGCCGAAGCCTGGCTACCAGTTCAGGTGGTGCGCAACCGGCGGTTGTCTTCCAGGAAGGAGGTGAGTTGCAGCCAAACCCGCTTGCGGATCTTGATGCCAGTGTTTGGGACGAATTTGAAAAGGAGTTTTTAAACTAA
- a CDS encoding HAMP domain-containing sensor histidine kinase, giving the protein MKENYAKSHTSNKRKNSFLLFLKRYFSFRSSIYARVVYIIGILAVFLFISYGIIFKAVYENYLQDVIRQRGDNIGSIVEGSLYYSMLKNDKSALQSTLDIINTMPGIDEVNMYNNRDSLVYSTYVESDLPDNASPNCVVCHSNFSEMFPAKQKVYRIIDLESACKMNQPDMEHRQLLVRTPIVNERSCYVSECHAHSADEEILGSLIIKVPLSELDSAVNKSSAEFFLLAIVVTILLVSLLLFFTRNKIRRPLNEIITASEAVSKGDRSRRLEIKPHLLEDMRSVSLAFNNMLDNLDAANRELENWSHQLEYKVQLKSEELAGIQNELIHIERITSLGKLSSSVAHEINNPLSGILTYSKLVAKKLAKLDMPETSKEPMLKYLKVIETESKRCGNIVKGLLDFSRKDQENFEQHSLNHILKESHSLMAHQMHIAGINFYTDFSATSDLIRCNDNQIKQVCVALLVNAQEAIATNGEVLIKTSNPDAEHIKMDIVDNGVGIATEDISRIFQPFYSAKQKASGIGLGLAIVHGIVESHKGKIEVVSEPGKGTTMSVVFNLIIKEDQ; this is encoded by the coding sequence ATGAAAGAAAATTACGCCAAAAGCCATACTTCGAATAAACGCAAAAATTCCTTTCTTTTATTCTTAAAACGATATTTCAGCTTTCGTTCGTCCATTTATGCCCGGGTGGTCTATATTATTGGTATTCTGGCCGTTTTCCTTTTTATTTCATACGGTATTATCTTTAAAGCAGTTTATGAAAATTACCTGCAAGACGTTATCCGCCAGAGGGGCGATAATATCGGATCAATTGTTGAAGGTTCGCTCTACTATTCAATGTTGAAAAACGATAAAAGCGCCCTGCAAAGCACACTCGATATTATAAATACCATGCCTGGTATCGATGAGGTGAATATGTACAATAATCGTGACAGCTTGGTGTATTCAACTTATGTGGAGTCTGACTTGCCCGATAATGCCAGTCCAAATTGTGTGGTGTGCCACAGTAATTTCTCCGAGATGTTCCCGGCCAAGCAAAAAGTTTACCGCATAATCGACTTGGAAAGCGCCTGCAAAATGAACCAACCCGATATGGAGCACCGGCAACTTTTGGTACGGACACCCATCGTTAACGAACGCTCGTGTTATGTAAGCGAATGCCATGCGCACAGTGCCGACGAAGAAATACTGGGGTCGCTCATCATAAAAGTACCCTTGTCGGAGCTCGATTCGGCTGTTAACAAATCGTCGGCCGAGTTTTTTCTATTAGCAATTGTAGTAACAATTCTCCTTGTTTCATTGCTGCTGTTTTTTACACGTAATAAAATTCGGCGGCCTTTAAACGAAATAATCACAGCAAGCGAGGCCGTATCGAAAGGGGATAGGAGCCGCCGGCTGGAAATTAAACCGCATTTGTTGGAAGACATGCGTTCGGTATCCCTGGCATTTAACAACATGCTCGACAACCTGGATGCCGCCAACCGCGAACTTGAAAACTGGTCGCATCAGTTGGAGTACAAGGTGCAACTAAAATCGGAAGAGCTCGCTGGAATTCAAAACGAACTGATACATATTGAGCGTATTACCTCGTTGGGAAAATTGTCCTCATCGGTGGCTCACGAGATCAATAATCCGCTTTCAGGAATTCTTACTTACAGTAAATTGGTGGCCAAAAAACTGGCTAAGCTCGATATGCCCGAAACGTCAAAAGAGCCAATGTTGAAATACCTGAAGGTGATTGAAACAGAATCGAAACGTTGCGGCAATATTGTAAAAGGACTGTTGGATTTTTCGCGAAAAGACCAGGAGAACTTTGAGCAACATTCGCTGAATCATATTCTTAAAGAATCACACAGTTTAATGGCACACCAGATGCACATAGCCGGCATTAATTTTTATACTGATTTTTCAGCCACATCGGATTTAATTCGTTGTAATGATAACCAGATAAAGCAAGTGTGTGTGGCCTTGCTGGTAAATGCACAGGAAGCGATTGCCACGAACGGCGAAGTATTGATTAAAACATCGAATCCGGATGCGGAACACATAAAAATGGATATTGTAGACAACGGAGTGGGAATAGCCACGGAAGATATTTCACGTATTTTTCAACCGTTTTATTCTGCCAAACAAAAAGCCAGTGGAATCGGATTAGGATTGGCTATCGTTCACGGGATTGTGGAAAGCCATAAAGGAAAAATCGAGGTGGTTTCAGAACCCGGAAAAGGAACTACCATGTCGGTTGTATTTAATTTGATAATAAAAGAAGATCAATAA
- a CDS encoding sigma-54-dependent transcriptional regulator: protein MKTSISILIVDDEESVRDSLCNWFLEDGYEVDSAGNAKEALAKLQSENFDIILADIKMPGMDGLEMHRRIKELDSSAIVIVMTAFASVETAVQALKDGAFDYITKPFDPDDLSHLIRNAARQISLSSENETLKTKIVTLENIEDIVGNSDGMIKVLKEVENVAVSSSSVIITGESGTGKELIARAIHSNSPRKFFPMVTVHCGALSEDLLESELFGHEKGAFTGAMFNRKGRFEMADGGTIFLDEIATISMKMQVELLRVLESKTFTRVGGNKEIKSDFRIICATNKDLKKMVAEGSFREDLYYRLNVVNITIPPLRDRKEDISTLVNYFIKKYCTSMSRDLITIGQAALQRLEEYHFPGNVRELENMIERAIVVGNGKEIRLKDLPLETDMVSYSNDSLNELEKKYIQKTLEKYDWNISRSAKVLQIDRVTLYNKIKKHQLSSPKK, encoded by the coding sequence ATGAAGACAAGCATTTCCATACTTATAGTTGATGATGAAGAATCGGTTCGTGATTCGCTCTGTAACTGGTTTCTAGAGGATGGATACGAAGTAGATAGTGCCGGCAATGCTAAAGAAGCGCTTGCAAAACTGCAGTCGGAAAATTTTGACATTATTCTGGCGGATATTAAAATGCCCGGGATGGACGGATTGGAGATGCACCGGCGGATTAAAGAACTCGATAGCTCGGCTATTGTTATTGTGATGACGGCTTTTGCATCGGTTGAAACTGCTGTTCAAGCCCTAAAAGATGGAGCTTTTGATTACATCACCAAACCGTTTGATCCGGATGATCTTTCACATCTAATCCGCAATGCTGCCCGTCAGATCTCGTTGAGTAGTGAAAATGAGACGCTTAAAACTAAGATTGTTACGCTGGAGAATATTGAAGATATTGTTGGCAACAGCGATGGTATGATTAAGGTGCTAAAGGAAGTGGAAAATGTAGCAGTATCAAGCTCATCAGTAATAATTACAGGTGAAAGTGGAACAGGAAAAGAGTTAATTGCACGCGCTATTCATTCCAATTCGCCGCGTAAGTTTTTTCCAATGGTAACAGTTCATTGCGGTGCTTTGTCGGAAGATTTGTTGGAGAGTGAGTTGTTCGGACACGAAAAAGGTGCTTTTACAGGGGCGATGTTTAACCGCAAAGGGCGTTTTGAAATGGCCGATGGCGGTACCATTTTTTTGGATGAGATAGCTACAATTTCAATGAAAATGCAGGTTGAACTTTTGCGGGTGCTCGAATCAAAAACCTTTACCAGGGTTGGCGGGAACAAAGAGATAAAATCAGATTTCAGAATTATTTGTGCAACAAACAAAGACCTTAAGAAAATGGTTGCCGAAGGTTCTTTCCGCGAGGATTTATATTACAGACTAAATGTGGTTAACATTACCATTCCTCCGCTACGTGATAGAAAGGAAGACATTTCGACACTGGTAAATTATTTTATCAAAAAATACTGTACCTCCATGAGCCGCGATTTGATTACCATCGGACAGGCAGCGTTGCAACGACTCGAAGAATATCATTTCCCCGGGAATGTTCGTGAGCTGGAAAATATGATCGAACGTGCCATTGTGGTGGGAAACGGAAAGGAGATTAGATTAAAAGATTTGCCTTTGGAAACCGATATGGTTAGCTATTCGAACGACAGTTTGAATGAACTGGAGAAAAAATACATTCAGAAAACATTGGAGAAATACGACTGGAATATTAGTCGCTCTGCCAAAGTGCTTCAGATCGACCGGGTAACGTTGTACAATAAAATAAAGAAACATCAGCTTAGTTCTCCAAAAAAATAA
- a CDS encoding archaemetzincin family Zn-dependent metalloprotease, which produces MKEKGITLVVQGKFEKKILDQIARDVETAFGWPVSVVLLTHAILPCFDATRKQYDANCLLELIHNQYSANSIKTIGLFHVDLFIPILTYIFGQAQYNGSTGVASVYRLRNEQYGMPGDEQLLYERFQKIVIHELGHAFGLVHCHVPICVMRPGTYVEDIDQKKPQFCNKCSKQLEAALSSF; this is translated from the coding sequence TTGAAAGAAAAAGGGATAACACTTGTTGTTCAGGGCAAATTCGAGAAAAAGATCCTCGACCAAATTGCCCGGGATGTTGAAACGGCTTTTGGCTGGCCGGTTTCTGTTGTTCTTTTAACACATGCCATTCTTCCATGTTTTGATGCAACCAGAAAACAATACGATGCCAACTGTTTACTGGAACTCATACATAATCAATACTCGGCTAACTCAATCAAAACCATCGGGCTTTTCCATGTCGATCTTTTTATTCCCATTTTAACCTACATTTTTGGGCAGGCACAGTACAACGGAAGCACCGGAGTTGCCTCGGTGTATCGCTTAAGAAACGAACAATATGGTATGCCGGGAGATGAACAACTGCTTTACGAGCGATTCCAAAAAATAGTTATTCATGAACTCGGTCATGCGTTTGGGCTTGTTCATTGCCACGTGCCAATTTGTGTTATGCGCCCCGGAACTTATGTAGAAGACATTGACCAGAAAAAGCCGCAGTTTTGTAATAAATGCAGCAAACAGCTGGAGGCTGCGCTCTCTTCTTTCTGA
- a CDS encoding DUF4252 domain-containing protein: MKTKFILFFLLISFCSLAQNGSKSIDQAFKLIDSREDISYFEVTKDMFKMLSESRDMSPEFKDYISKLHQLKMIQPGGNNHRELGEELYNIVMDNANLKDYTRLMTQRDQHSKISFYKKDGKNENEFLLVSNNMIIYITGTLDLQNIQQFQQIIEIAGSAMGM; the protein is encoded by the coding sequence ATGAAAACAAAATTCATCTTATTTTTTCTACTCATTAGTTTCTGCAGCCTGGCACAAAATGGCAGTAAAAGCATCGACCAGGCCTTTAAACTAATTGACAGCCGCGAAGACATTTCGTACTTTGAAGTTACCAAAGACATGTTTAAAATGCTGTCAGAATCCAGAGACATGAGTCCCGAATTTAAGGACTATATCAGCAAACTTCATCAACTAAAAATGATTCAGCCGGGAGGAAACAACCACAGGGAGCTTGGCGAAGAACTCTATAATATAGTTATGGATAATGCAAACTTGAAGGATTACACGCGGCTAATGACGCAAAGGGACCAACATTCGAAAATATCATTTTATAAAAAAGATGGTAAAAATGAGAATGAATTTCTCTTGGTCAGTAATAACATGATCATTTATATTACGGGTACACTCGACCTGCAGAATATCCAGCAATTTCAACAAATTATAGAAATAGCCGGAAGTGCCATGGGAATGTAA
- a CDS encoding RNA polymerase sigma factor — translation MTSSDFEKLIIQQKDKLFRFAISILKDSNEAQDAVQEVVLKLWKNRRLMDKAQNLESYCLNTIKNHCFDVLRKQKHHQNYLQTNIHESLEESRFDAIDFVEKLKQELHQLPVQQRMAIELKDFQGLDYDEISEIMGQNTNTVRVHVSRGRKKLFEIFKEELANV, via the coding sequence ATGACAAGCAGCGATTTTGAAAAACTCATTATACAACAAAAAGACAAACTATTCAGGTTTGCCATTAGCATTTTAAAAGACAGCAACGAAGCTCAGGATGCGGTTCAGGAGGTGGTGCTAAAGTTGTGGAAAAACAGACGTTTAATGGATAAAGCACAAAACCTTGAAAGCTATTGTTTGAACACAATAAAAAACCATTGTTTCGATGTACTGCGAAAACAAAAACACCACCAAAACTACCTTCAGACTAACATTCACGAATCGCTGGAAGAATCACGATTTGATGCCATAGATTTTGTAGAGAAGCTGAAACAGGAATTACATCAGCTACCGGTTCAACAGCGAATGGCCATAGAATTAAAAGATTTTCAGGGCTTGGACTATGATGAAATAAGTGAGATTATGGGCCAAAACACAAACACCGTCAGGGTGCATGTTTCGAGAGGAAGAAAAAAATTATTTGAAATTTTTAAGGAGGAACTAGCCAATGTGTAA
- the typA gene encoding translational GTPase TypA yields MTEIRNIAIIAHVDHGKTTLVDRILHQVKLFRENQEVQELFLDNNDLERERGITILSKNVSVRYKDTKINIIDTPGHSDFGGEVERVLNMANGVLLIVDAFEGPMPQTRFVLQKAIELGLKPMVVVNKVDKENCTPDIAQEKVFDLMFSLDATEEQLDFPTVYGSAKAGWMGPDWQTPTEDVVYLLDQILEHIPASTPKDGTLQMRITSLDYSSYTGRIAVGKVTRGELVPGSRVSLVKRDGSIVKTVAKECYLFEGLGKEKTKDSIPSGEICAVMGLEGFDIGDTVADAEEPEGLTPIQVDEPTMSMTFVSNNSPFFGRDGKFVTSRQVRDRLFKETEKNLALRVEETNSADSFLVYGRGILHLSILIETMRREGYELQVGQPQVIVKEIDGKKCEPIESLTVQVPDEFSGKVIELVTARKGEISNIEVKDERAHLEFFVPSRGLIGLRNQMLTATEGEAIMAHRLKGYEPWKGELGVKRSGALISLEKGTAIAYSIDKMQDRGRFFVEPGEEVYAGQVIGEYTRQDDLTINIIRTKKMSNMRSSGADEKTAIAPAIKFSLEEAMEYIRNDEYIEITPHFMRIRKIHLDEHERKRRAKAISE; encoded by the coding sequence ATGACAGAAATCAGAAACATTGCAATTATTGCACACGTCGACCACGGTAAAACTACTTTGGTTGACCGTATACTTCACCAGGTAAAATTGTTCCGCGAGAACCAGGAGGTTCAGGAACTTTTTCTGGATAACAATGACCTGGAACGCGAACGTGGAATTACCATTCTATCGAAAAACGTTTCGGTACGCTACAAAGACACAAAAATTAATATCATCGACACTCCCGGGCACAGCGACTTTGGAGGCGAGGTAGAGCGGGTATTGAACATGGCTAACGGTGTTTTGCTGATTGTTGATGCTTTTGAAGGACCAATGCCACAAACACGTTTTGTGTTGCAAAAAGCCATCGAGCTTGGACTAAAACCAATGGTGGTGGTAAACAAAGTTGACAAAGAAAACTGTACGCCCGATATTGCCCAGGAAAAAGTTTTCGACCTGATGTTTAGCCTTGATGCCACTGAAGAGCAGTTGGATTTCCCAACGGTTTACGGATCGGCAAAAGCGGGTTGGATGGGGCCCGACTGGCAAACACCAACTGAAGATGTGGTTTATTTGCTCGACCAGATTTTGGAACATATTCCGGCCTCAACACCCAAGGACGGGACCTTGCAAATGCGCATTACTTCGCTTGATTATTCGTCGTATACCGGCCGAATAGCAGTGGGAAAAGTAACACGTGGAGAATTGGTTCCGGGATCGCGTGTATCGTTGGTAAAACGCGATGGAAGTATTGTTAAAACGGTTGCCAAAGAGTGTTATCTGTTTGAAGGTCTGGGAAAAGAGAAAACAAAAGATTCAATTCCGTCAGGCGAAATTTGTGCTGTAATGGGGCTGGAAGGTTTTGATATTGGCGACACTGTTGCCGATGCAGAGGAGCCGGAAGGATTGACTCCGATCCAGGTAGACGAGCCAACAATGAGTATGACTTTTGTGTCGAATAACTCACCATTTTTTGGTCGGGACGGTAAGTTTGTAACTTCACGACAAGTGCGAGACCGCCTGTTTAAAGAAACAGAAAAGAACCTGGCCTTACGAGTTGAAGAAACCAATTCGGCTGATTCGTTCCTGGTATACGGCCGTGGAATTCTTCACTTGTCAATTCTGATTGAAACGATGCGCCGCGAAGGTTACGAATTACAGGTGGGACAACCACAGGTAATCGTTAAAGAAATTGATGGTAAAAAATGTGAGCCGATTGAGTCGCTAACCGTTCAGGTTCCCGACGAATTTTCAGGAAAAGTAATTGAGTTGGTTACTGCCCGCAAAGGTGAAATCTCTAATATTGAAGTAAAAGACGAACGTGCGCATTTGGAATTTTTTGTTCCATCGCGTGGATTGATAGGTTTACGTAACCAAATGCTAACAGCTACCGAAGGCGAGGCGATTATGGCTCACCGACTGAAAGGTTACGAACCATGGAAAGGCGAGCTGGGCGTGAAACGTAGTGGCGCTCTAATTTCGCTTGAAAAAGGAACTGCTATCGCATACTCTATTGATAAGATGCAGGATCGTGGTCGTTTCTTTGTTGAGCCTGGAGAAGAGGTTTATGCTGGTCAGGTAATTGGAGAATATACCCGTCAGGATGATTTAACCATAAATATTATTCGCACCAAAAAAATGTCGAACATGCGTTCTTCCGGTGCCGATGAAAAAACAGCGATTGCTCCGGCCATCAAATTTTCGTTGGAAGAAGCAATGGAATACATTCGCAACGATGAATACATTGAGATTACGCCACATTTTATGCGTATTCGTAAAATTCATCTCGATGAGCATGAGCGTAAACGCCGTGCAAAAGCTATTAGTGAATAA